From a single Triplophysa rosa linkage group LG1, Trosa_1v2, whole genome shotgun sequence genomic region:
- the skor1a gene encoding SKI family transcriptional corepressor 1a isoform X2 produces the protein MESIPSQLSAGRDAGSSPNSKQELQPYSGTSSLKPNQVSEIGLYGVPIVSLVIDGQERLCLAQISNTLLKNYSYNEIHNRRVALGVTCVQCTPVQLEILRRAGAMPISSRRCGMITKREAERLCKSFLGAHNPPKLPENFAFDVSHECAWGSRGSFIPARYNSSRAKCIKCTYCNMYFSPNKFIFHSHRTPESKYTQPDAANFNSWRRHLKLTDKSLSEDICHAWEDVKAMFNGGSRKRAMPGSGSEMSSPLKPQASGNITQTRSPDVPHKTLRCDDGRGSLSLTNTVRNYPVIPVPSKSFGMLQKIPPPIFPHPYSFPAFGLCQKKDDGVSEQNKTNVPGVFWPGAKDGLYPSFPMFWPTTGSLPLSSYQPKPHTDLVVGRQTETDMSESERGGNTPRDSLFDSERCSSSQSLRNDEDKSGDEARSTEGQPTTPRKISYISAFRPVVKDAESIAKLYGNREAYSGAHTGHLSPDFVSESSSYRSASPCVDSGEEPDVDVESHRLPEDEESVQLSVDDRQSPVGEISLGSHTHTPQPDDDQSSFSENSDQKQNKQVAKKNDVTVYDVYTHEKETASLQNTLPCSTSKLSRSADESNGSHTSHNNLTEDECEPQKSRPTEISVRKHNPNDTALRSTRFFEKDIENMAKEELQKQLLEQVELRKKLEREFQSLKGSNEEGAVLSRGDGPAAADCKSSRRSSPFLLQNAHSTTLHGNLHLQATPLTTLTYSCIPGRHYTTVKAVQLPSRNSALPLCLGGVLNVCTLKPKDF, from the exons ATGGAGTCGATACCCAGTCAACTGTCTGCGGGACGAGATGCCGGTTCTTCCCCTAACTCAAAGCAAGAACTGCAGCCTTATTCCGGCACCAGCTCGCTGAAACCAAATCAAGTGAGTGAGATTGGGCTGTACGGAGTGCCCATCGTCTCTTTGGTCATAGACGGTCAGGAGAGACTGTGTCTAGCGCAAATTTCCAACACTTTACTGAAGAACTATAGCTACAATGAAATCCACAACAGACGCGTGGCTCTTGGAGTTACATGCGTGCAGTGCACACCTGTGCAGCTGGAGATCCTGAGACGCGCGGGAGCCATGCCCATCTCCTCGCGCCGCTGTGGCATGATCACCAAGCGCGAGGCCGAGCGCCTCTGCAAATCTTTCCTCGGAGCTCACAATCCTCCCAAATTACCCGAGAATTTCGCATTTGACGTTTCACACGAGTGCGCGTGGGGAAGCAGAGGAAGCTTCATTCCAGCGAGGTACAACAGCTCAAGGGCGAAATGCATCAAGTGCACGTATTGCAATATGTATTTTTCGCCCAACAAATTCATCTTTCATTCTCACCGCACACCTGAATCCAAATACACGCAACCAGACGCAGCTAATTTTAATTCGTGGAGACGCCACCTCAAACTGACCGATAAAAGCTTGTCTGAAGACATTTGTCACGCGTGGGAGGACGTAAAGGCCATGTTCAACGGTGGGAGCCGAAAACGGGCAATGCCAGGGAGTGGGTCGGAAATGTCATCCCCACTAAAACCGCAGGCCTCCGGCAACATCACGCAGACCAGGTCCCCTGATGTTCCCCACAAAACTTTGCGCTGTGATGATGGCCGTGGCAGCCTCAGCTTAACCAACACTGTGCGTAACTACCCGGTCATTCCTGTGCCCAGTAAGAGTTTTGGCATGCTGCAGAAGATCCCACCTCCCATTTTCCCGCATCCGTATAGTTTTCCAGCATTTGGACTGTGTCAAAAGAAGGACGATGGAGTAAGTGAGCAAAATAAGACCAACGTACCCGGTGTGTTTTGGCCCGGTGCGAAGGACGGTCTCTATCCATCGTTTCCTATGTTTTGGCCCACCACGGGTAGCCTGCCACTGTCATCATATCAACCAAAACCACACACAGACCTCGTAGTTGGACGACAAACGGAAACAGACATgtcagagagtgagagaggggGGAACACGCCCAGAGACAGTCTGTTCGACAGCGAGCGTTGCTCCAGCTCGCAGTCACTCAGAAACGATGAAGATAAATCTGGGGACGAGGCAAGGTCAACTGAGGGTCAACCGACCACCCCTAGAAAGATCAGCTATATTTCTGCTTTCAGACCAGTGGTTAAAGACGCAGAGAGTATAGCCAAGCTCTACGGGAACAGGGAGGCGTACAGCGGAGCCCATACTGGCCACTTGTCACCAGACTTCGTGAGTGAGAGCTCTAGCTACAGATCTGCATCTCCGTGTGTGGACAGTGGGGAAGAGCCAGATGTCGACGTCGAATCCCACAGACTGCCGGAGGACGAGGAGTCTGTACAACTTTCCGTGGATGATCGGCAGAGTCCCGTGGGGGAAATCTCTTTGggcagtcacacacacacaccacagccAGATGATGACCAGTCAAGTTTCAGTGAAAATTCTGATCAGAAGCAGAACAAGCAGGTGGCAAAGAAAAACGACGTCACTGTTTATGAC GTGTACACACATGAAAAGGAGACCGCGTCTCTTCAGAACACACTGCCCTGTTCTACTTCTAAACTTTCACGCAGCGCAGATGAATCAAACG GCTCACACACGTCACACAACAATCTTACGGAAGACGAATGTGAACCGCAAAAATCACGTCCGACCGAAATTAGCGTTAGGAAACACAACCCAA ACGACACCGCGCTGAGAAGTACTCGTTTTTTCGAGAAAGACATCGAGAATATGGCAAAAG AGGAACTCCAAAAGCAACTCTTGGAGCAAGTGGAGCtaagaaaaaaactggaaagGGAATTTCAAAGTTTGAAAG GATCAAATGAAGAGGGAGCTGTCTTATCGAGAGGAGATGGTCCAGCAGCTGCAGATTGTAAGAG CTCACGACGCTCTTCACCATTTCTCCTGCAAAATGCTCACTCCACGACACTGCACGGGAACCTGCACCTTCAAGCCACCCCTCTTACCACCTTAACTTACAGCTGCATCCCAGGGAGGCACTACACTACAGTAAAAGCTGTACAACTTCCCTCAAGGAATTCTGCATTACCACTCTGTTTG
- the skor1a gene encoding SKI family transcriptional corepressor 1a isoform X3, which translates to MESIPSQLSAGRDAGSSPNSKQELQPYSGTSSLKPNQVSEIGLYGVPIVSLVIDGQERLCLAQISNTLLKNYSYNEIHNRRVALGVTCVQCTPVQLEILRRAGAMPISSRRCGMITKREAERLCKSFLGAHNPPKLPENFAFDVSHECAWGSRGSFIPARYNSSRAKCIKCTYCNMYFSPNKFIFHSHRTPESKYTQPDAANFNSWRRHLKLTDKSLSEDICHAWEDVKAMFNGGSRKRAMPGSGSEMSSPLKPQASGNITQTRSPDVPHKTLRCDDGRGSLSLTNTVRNYPVIPVPSKSFGMLQKIPPPIFPHPYSFPAFGLCQKKDDGVSEQNKTNVPGVFWPGAKDGLYPSFPMFWPTTGSLPLSSYQPKPHTDLVVGRQTETDMSESERGGNTPRDSLFDSERCSSSQSLRNDEDKSGDEARSTEGQPTTPRKISYISAFRPVVKDAESIAKLYGNREAYSGAHTGHLSPDFVSESSSYRSASPCVDSGEEPDVDVESHRLPEDEESVQLSVDDRQSPVGEISLGSHTHTPQPDDDQSSFSENSDQKQNKQVAKKNDVTVYDVYTHEKETASLQNTLPCSTSKLSRSADESNGSHTSHNNLTEDECEPQKSRPTEISVRKHNPNDTALRSTRFFEKDIENMAKEELQKQLLEQVELRKKLEREFQSLKDNFQDQMKRELSYREEMVQQLQIVRDTLCNELDQERKARYAIQQKLKEAHDALHHFSCKMLTPRHCTGTCTFKPPLLPP; encoded by the exons ATGGAGTCGATACCCAGTCAACTGTCTGCGGGACGAGATGCCGGTTCTTCCCCTAACTCAAAGCAAGAACTGCAGCCTTATTCCGGCACCAGCTCGCTGAAACCAAATCAAGTGAGTGAGATTGGGCTGTACGGAGTGCCCATCGTCTCTTTGGTCATAGACGGTCAGGAGAGACTGTGTCTAGCGCAAATTTCCAACACTTTACTGAAGAACTATAGCTACAATGAAATCCACAACAGACGCGTGGCTCTTGGAGTTACATGCGTGCAGTGCACACCTGTGCAGCTGGAGATCCTGAGACGCGCGGGAGCCATGCCCATCTCCTCGCGCCGCTGTGGCATGATCACCAAGCGCGAGGCCGAGCGCCTCTGCAAATCTTTCCTCGGAGCTCACAATCCTCCCAAATTACCCGAGAATTTCGCATTTGACGTTTCACACGAGTGCGCGTGGGGAAGCAGAGGAAGCTTCATTCCAGCGAGGTACAACAGCTCAAGGGCGAAATGCATCAAGTGCACGTATTGCAATATGTATTTTTCGCCCAACAAATTCATCTTTCATTCTCACCGCACACCTGAATCCAAATACACGCAACCAGACGCAGCTAATTTTAATTCGTGGAGACGCCACCTCAAACTGACCGATAAAAGCTTGTCTGAAGACATTTGTCACGCGTGGGAGGACGTAAAGGCCATGTTCAACGGTGGGAGCCGAAAACGGGCAATGCCAGGGAGTGGGTCGGAAATGTCATCCCCACTAAAACCGCAGGCCTCCGGCAACATCACGCAGACCAGGTCCCCTGATGTTCCCCACAAAACTTTGCGCTGTGATGATGGCCGTGGCAGCCTCAGCTTAACCAACACTGTGCGTAACTACCCGGTCATTCCTGTGCCCAGTAAGAGTTTTGGCATGCTGCAGAAGATCCCACCTCCCATTTTCCCGCATCCGTATAGTTTTCCAGCATTTGGACTGTGTCAAAAGAAGGACGATGGAGTAAGTGAGCAAAATAAGACCAACGTACCCGGTGTGTTTTGGCCCGGTGCGAAGGACGGTCTCTATCCATCGTTTCCTATGTTTTGGCCCACCACGGGTAGCCTGCCACTGTCATCATATCAACCAAAACCACACACAGACCTCGTAGTTGGACGACAAACGGAAACAGACATgtcagagagtgagagaggggGGAACACGCCCAGAGACAGTCTGTTCGACAGCGAGCGTTGCTCCAGCTCGCAGTCACTCAGAAACGATGAAGATAAATCTGGGGACGAGGCAAGGTCAACTGAGGGTCAACCGACCACCCCTAGAAAGATCAGCTATATTTCTGCTTTCAGACCAGTGGTTAAAGACGCAGAGAGTATAGCCAAGCTCTACGGGAACAGGGAGGCGTACAGCGGAGCCCATACTGGCCACTTGTCACCAGACTTCGTGAGTGAGAGCTCTAGCTACAGATCTGCATCTCCGTGTGTGGACAGTGGGGAAGAGCCAGATGTCGACGTCGAATCCCACAGACTGCCGGAGGACGAGGAGTCTGTACAACTTTCCGTGGATGATCGGCAGAGTCCCGTGGGGGAAATCTCTTTGggcagtcacacacacacaccacagccAGATGATGACCAGTCAAGTTTCAGTGAAAATTCTGATCAGAAGCAGAACAAGCAGGTGGCAAAGAAAAACGACGTCACTGTTTATGAC GTGTACACACATGAAAAGGAGACCGCGTCTCTTCAGAACACACTGCCCTGTTCTACTTCTAAACTTTCACGCAGCGCAGATGAATCAAACG GCTCACACACGTCACACAACAATCTTACGGAAGACGAATGTGAACCGCAAAAATCACGTCCGACCGAAATTAGCGTTAGGAAACACAACCCAA ACGACACCGCGCTGAGAAGTACTCGTTTTTTCGAGAAAGACATCGAGAATATGGCAAAAG AGGAACTCCAAAAGCAACTCTTGGAGCAAGTGGAGCtaagaaaaaaactggaaagGGAATTTCAAAGTTTGAAAG ATAATTTTCAGGATCAAATGAAGAGGGAGCTGTCTTATCGAGAGGAGATGGTCCAGCAGCTGCAGATTGTAAGAG acacATTGTGCAACGAGTTGGATCAGGAGAGAAAGGCTCGTTATGCAATTCAGCAGAAGCTTAAAG AAGCTCACGACGCTCTTCACCATTTCTCCTGCAAAATGCTCACTCCACGACACTGCACGGGAACCTGCACCTTCAAGCCACCCCTCTTACCACCTTAA
- the skor1a gene encoding SKI family transcriptional corepressor 1a isoform X5, giving the protein MESIPSQLSAGRDAGSSPNSKQELQPYSGTSSLKPNQVSEIGLYGVPIVSLVIDGQERLCLAQISNTLLKNYSYNEIHNRRVALGVTCVQCTPVQLEILRRAGAMPISSRRCGMITKREAERLCKSFLGAHNPPKLPENFAFDVSHECAWGSRGSFIPARYNSSRAKCIKCTYCNMYFSPNKFIFHSHRTPESKYTQPDAANFNSWRRHLKLTDKSLSEDICHAWEDVKAMFNGGSRKRAMPGSGSEMSSPLKPQASGNITQTRSPDVPHKTLRCDDGRGSLSLTNTVRNYPVIPVPSKSFGMLQKIPPPIFPHPYSFPAFGLCQKKDDGVSEQNKTNVPGVFWPGAKDGLYPSFPMFWPTTGSLPLSSYQPKPHTDLVVGRQTETDMSESERGGNTPRDSLFDSERCSSSQSLRNDEDKSGDEARSTEGQPTTPRKISYISAFRPVVKDAESIAKLYGNREAYSGAHTGHLSPDFVSESSSYRSASPCVDSGEEPDVDVESHRLPEDEESVQLSVDDRQSPVGEISLGSHTHTPQPDDDQSSFSENSDQKQNKQVAKKNDVTVYDVYTHEKETASLQNTLPCSTSKLSRSADESNGSHTSHNNLTEDECEPQKSRPTEISVRKHNPNDTALRSTRFFEKDIENMAKEELQKQLLEQVELRKKLEREFQSLKDNFQDQMKRELSYREEMVQQLQIVREAHDALHHFSCKMLTPRHCTGTCTFKPPLLPP; this is encoded by the exons ATGGAGTCGATACCCAGTCAACTGTCTGCGGGACGAGATGCCGGTTCTTCCCCTAACTCAAAGCAAGAACTGCAGCCTTATTCCGGCACCAGCTCGCTGAAACCAAATCAAGTGAGTGAGATTGGGCTGTACGGAGTGCCCATCGTCTCTTTGGTCATAGACGGTCAGGAGAGACTGTGTCTAGCGCAAATTTCCAACACTTTACTGAAGAACTATAGCTACAATGAAATCCACAACAGACGCGTGGCTCTTGGAGTTACATGCGTGCAGTGCACACCTGTGCAGCTGGAGATCCTGAGACGCGCGGGAGCCATGCCCATCTCCTCGCGCCGCTGTGGCATGATCACCAAGCGCGAGGCCGAGCGCCTCTGCAAATCTTTCCTCGGAGCTCACAATCCTCCCAAATTACCCGAGAATTTCGCATTTGACGTTTCACACGAGTGCGCGTGGGGAAGCAGAGGAAGCTTCATTCCAGCGAGGTACAACAGCTCAAGGGCGAAATGCATCAAGTGCACGTATTGCAATATGTATTTTTCGCCCAACAAATTCATCTTTCATTCTCACCGCACACCTGAATCCAAATACACGCAACCAGACGCAGCTAATTTTAATTCGTGGAGACGCCACCTCAAACTGACCGATAAAAGCTTGTCTGAAGACATTTGTCACGCGTGGGAGGACGTAAAGGCCATGTTCAACGGTGGGAGCCGAAAACGGGCAATGCCAGGGAGTGGGTCGGAAATGTCATCCCCACTAAAACCGCAGGCCTCCGGCAACATCACGCAGACCAGGTCCCCTGATGTTCCCCACAAAACTTTGCGCTGTGATGATGGCCGTGGCAGCCTCAGCTTAACCAACACTGTGCGTAACTACCCGGTCATTCCTGTGCCCAGTAAGAGTTTTGGCATGCTGCAGAAGATCCCACCTCCCATTTTCCCGCATCCGTATAGTTTTCCAGCATTTGGACTGTGTCAAAAGAAGGACGATGGAGTAAGTGAGCAAAATAAGACCAACGTACCCGGTGTGTTTTGGCCCGGTGCGAAGGACGGTCTCTATCCATCGTTTCCTATGTTTTGGCCCACCACGGGTAGCCTGCCACTGTCATCATATCAACCAAAACCACACACAGACCTCGTAGTTGGACGACAAACGGAAACAGACATgtcagagagtgagagaggggGGAACACGCCCAGAGACAGTCTGTTCGACAGCGAGCGTTGCTCCAGCTCGCAGTCACTCAGAAACGATGAAGATAAATCTGGGGACGAGGCAAGGTCAACTGAGGGTCAACCGACCACCCCTAGAAAGATCAGCTATATTTCTGCTTTCAGACCAGTGGTTAAAGACGCAGAGAGTATAGCCAAGCTCTACGGGAACAGGGAGGCGTACAGCGGAGCCCATACTGGCCACTTGTCACCAGACTTCGTGAGTGAGAGCTCTAGCTACAGATCTGCATCTCCGTGTGTGGACAGTGGGGAAGAGCCAGATGTCGACGTCGAATCCCACAGACTGCCGGAGGACGAGGAGTCTGTACAACTTTCCGTGGATGATCGGCAGAGTCCCGTGGGGGAAATCTCTTTGggcagtcacacacacacaccacagccAGATGATGACCAGTCAAGTTTCAGTGAAAATTCTGATCAGAAGCAGAACAAGCAGGTGGCAAAGAAAAACGACGTCACTGTTTATGAC GTGTACACACATGAAAAGGAGACCGCGTCTCTTCAGAACACACTGCCCTGTTCTACTTCTAAACTTTCACGCAGCGCAGATGAATCAAACG GCTCACACACGTCACACAACAATCTTACGGAAGACGAATGTGAACCGCAAAAATCACGTCCGACCGAAATTAGCGTTAGGAAACACAACCCAA ACGACACCGCGCTGAGAAGTACTCGTTTTTTCGAGAAAGACATCGAGAATATGGCAAAAG AGGAACTCCAAAAGCAACTCTTGGAGCAAGTGGAGCtaagaaaaaaactggaaagGGAATTTCAAAGTTTGAAAG ATAATTTTCAGGATCAAATGAAGAGGGAGCTGTCTTATCGAGAGGAGATGGTCCAGCAGCTGCAGATTGTAAGAG AAGCTCACGACGCTCTTCACCATTTCTCCTGCAAAATGCTCACTCCACGACACTGCACGGGAACCTGCACCTTCAAGCCACCCCTCTTACCACCTTAA
- the skor1a gene encoding SKI family transcriptional corepressor 1a isoform X1, with translation MESIPSQLSAGRDAGSSPNSKQELQPYSGTSSLKPNQVSEIGLYGVPIVSLVIDGQERLCLAQISNTLLKNYSYNEIHNRRVALGVTCVQCTPVQLEILRRAGAMPISSRRCGMITKREAERLCKSFLGAHNPPKLPENFAFDVSHECAWGSRGSFIPARYNSSRAKCIKCTYCNMYFSPNKFIFHSHRTPESKYTQPDAANFNSWRRHLKLTDKSLSEDICHAWEDVKAMFNGGSRKRAMPGSGSEMSSPLKPQASGNITQTRSPDVPHKTLRCDDGRGSLSLTNTVRNYPVIPVPSKSFGMLQKIPPPIFPHPYSFPAFGLCQKKDDGVSEQNKTNVPGVFWPGAKDGLYPSFPMFWPTTGSLPLSSYQPKPHTDLVVGRQTETDMSESERGGNTPRDSLFDSERCSSSQSLRNDEDKSGDEARSTEGQPTTPRKISYISAFRPVVKDAESIAKLYGNREAYSGAHTGHLSPDFVSESSSYRSASPCVDSGEEPDVDVESHRLPEDEESVQLSVDDRQSPVGEISLGSHTHTPQPDDDQSSFSENSDQKQNKQVAKKNDVTVYDVYTHEKETASLQNTLPCSTSKLSRSADESNGSHTSHNNLTEDECEPQKSRPTEISVRKHNPNDTALRSTRFFEKDIENMAKEELQKQLLEQVELRKKLEREFQSLKGSNEEGAVLSRGDGPAAADCKRSSRRSSPFLLQNAHSTTLHGNLHLQATPLTTLTYSCIPGRHYTTVKAVQLPSRNSALPLCLGGVLNVCTLKPKDF, from the exons ATGGAGTCGATACCCAGTCAACTGTCTGCGGGACGAGATGCCGGTTCTTCCCCTAACTCAAAGCAAGAACTGCAGCCTTATTCCGGCACCAGCTCGCTGAAACCAAATCAAGTGAGTGAGATTGGGCTGTACGGAGTGCCCATCGTCTCTTTGGTCATAGACGGTCAGGAGAGACTGTGTCTAGCGCAAATTTCCAACACTTTACTGAAGAACTATAGCTACAATGAAATCCACAACAGACGCGTGGCTCTTGGAGTTACATGCGTGCAGTGCACACCTGTGCAGCTGGAGATCCTGAGACGCGCGGGAGCCATGCCCATCTCCTCGCGCCGCTGTGGCATGATCACCAAGCGCGAGGCCGAGCGCCTCTGCAAATCTTTCCTCGGAGCTCACAATCCTCCCAAATTACCCGAGAATTTCGCATTTGACGTTTCACACGAGTGCGCGTGGGGAAGCAGAGGAAGCTTCATTCCAGCGAGGTACAACAGCTCAAGGGCGAAATGCATCAAGTGCACGTATTGCAATATGTATTTTTCGCCCAACAAATTCATCTTTCATTCTCACCGCACACCTGAATCCAAATACACGCAACCAGACGCAGCTAATTTTAATTCGTGGAGACGCCACCTCAAACTGACCGATAAAAGCTTGTCTGAAGACATTTGTCACGCGTGGGAGGACGTAAAGGCCATGTTCAACGGTGGGAGCCGAAAACGGGCAATGCCAGGGAGTGGGTCGGAAATGTCATCCCCACTAAAACCGCAGGCCTCCGGCAACATCACGCAGACCAGGTCCCCTGATGTTCCCCACAAAACTTTGCGCTGTGATGATGGCCGTGGCAGCCTCAGCTTAACCAACACTGTGCGTAACTACCCGGTCATTCCTGTGCCCAGTAAGAGTTTTGGCATGCTGCAGAAGATCCCACCTCCCATTTTCCCGCATCCGTATAGTTTTCCAGCATTTGGACTGTGTCAAAAGAAGGACGATGGAGTAAGTGAGCAAAATAAGACCAACGTACCCGGTGTGTTTTGGCCCGGTGCGAAGGACGGTCTCTATCCATCGTTTCCTATGTTTTGGCCCACCACGGGTAGCCTGCCACTGTCATCATATCAACCAAAACCACACACAGACCTCGTAGTTGGACGACAAACGGAAACAGACATgtcagagagtgagagaggggGGAACACGCCCAGAGACAGTCTGTTCGACAGCGAGCGTTGCTCCAGCTCGCAGTCACTCAGAAACGATGAAGATAAATCTGGGGACGAGGCAAGGTCAACTGAGGGTCAACCGACCACCCCTAGAAAGATCAGCTATATTTCTGCTTTCAGACCAGTGGTTAAAGACGCAGAGAGTATAGCCAAGCTCTACGGGAACAGGGAGGCGTACAGCGGAGCCCATACTGGCCACTTGTCACCAGACTTCGTGAGTGAGAGCTCTAGCTACAGATCTGCATCTCCGTGTGTGGACAGTGGGGAAGAGCCAGATGTCGACGTCGAATCCCACAGACTGCCGGAGGACGAGGAGTCTGTACAACTTTCCGTGGATGATCGGCAGAGTCCCGTGGGGGAAATCTCTTTGggcagtcacacacacacaccacagccAGATGATGACCAGTCAAGTTTCAGTGAAAATTCTGATCAGAAGCAGAACAAGCAGGTGGCAAAGAAAAACGACGTCACTGTTTATGAC GTGTACACACATGAAAAGGAGACCGCGTCTCTTCAGAACACACTGCCCTGTTCTACTTCTAAACTTTCACGCAGCGCAGATGAATCAAACG GCTCACACACGTCACACAACAATCTTACGGAAGACGAATGTGAACCGCAAAAATCACGTCCGACCGAAATTAGCGTTAGGAAACACAACCCAA ACGACACCGCGCTGAGAAGTACTCGTTTTTTCGAGAAAGACATCGAGAATATGGCAAAAG AGGAACTCCAAAAGCAACTCTTGGAGCAAGTGGAGCtaagaaaaaaactggaaagGGAATTTCAAAGTTTGAAAG GATCAAATGAAGAGGGAGCTGTCTTATCGAGAGGAGATGGTCCAGCAGCTGCAGATTGTAAGAG AAGCTCACGACGCTCTTCACCATTTCTCCTGCAAAATGCTCACTCCACGACACTGCACGGGAACCTGCACCTTCAAGCCACCCCTCTTACCACCTTAACTTACAGCTGCATCCCAGGGAGGCACTACACTACAGTAAAAGCTGTACAACTTCCCTCAAGGAATTCTGCATTACCACTCTGTTTG